The region ACACGTGGCACGGCAACCCATGGGCGATCCTCATCACGCTCTCCCTGGGCTTCTTCATGACCTTGCTCGATCTGACGATCGTGAACATCGCGATCCCCGACATGGGCCGGGACCTCGACGCCTCCCTCGACGAGATCCTGTGGGTCGTCAACGCCTACACCCTCGCCCTGGCCGTCCTGATGATCACCGCCGGGCGCCTTGGCGACCTGCGCGGCAAACGCAACCTGTTCCTCGCGGGCGTCGCCCTGTTCACCCTCGCCAGCCTCGCTTGCGGCCTTGCGCGGAATCCGGCGCAGCTGATCGCGTTCCGCGCCGTCCAGGGCCTGGGCGCTGCGCTGCTCATGCCGCAGACCCTGTCGATCATCGCGGAGGTGTTCCCGGCCGACCGGCGGGGCGCCGCGATGGGCGTCTGGGGCGTGGTCGCGGGCGTCTCCGGAGCCCTCGGCCCGATCATCGGCGGCGCGCTGATCACCCACCTCGACTGGCGGTGGATCTTCTTCGTGAACCTGCCGCTCGGGGTCGTGGTGCTGGGCCTCGCCGCGGCGGTCATCCCCGGTTCACGGCGCACCGTGCGCCACCGCTTCGACACCCTGGGCGTGCTGCTCGCCTCGGGAGCCCTGTTCTGCCTGGCCTTCGGTCTGACGGAGGGGCAGCGCTACGACTGGAACGCCTGGATCTGGTCGCTGTTCGGCGCGGCGGCACTCCTCTTCGCCGCCTTCCTCGGTCATGAGCGCGGCCAGCAGGGCGACGAGCCACTCGTCCCGTTCTCGCTCTTCAAGGACCGCAACTTCACCCTCATCAACTTCGTGGGCGTCACCGTGTCGTTCGGCATCGTCGGGATGTTCCTGCCGCTGACGATCTACCTGCAGTCCGTACTGGGCTACAGCGCGCTCAAGTCCGGGCTCGTGCTGCTGCCCCTCGCGCTCGGCTCGTTCGTGACGGCCGGGCCCGCCGGAGTCCTCGCGGACAAGATCGGCGGCAAGTTCATCCTGATGACCGGGCTGCTCGCCTGGACGGCGGCCCTGGTGTGGATCGTGGCCGCGGCGGACGTCGGGTCGAGCTGGACGGCGGTCGCCTTCCCCCTCTTCCTCGCGGGTCTGGGCGCGGGCTGCACCTTCGCACCGATGGCGACGGAGGTCATGCGCAACGTACCGGCGAAGCTCTCCGGAGCGGCGTCCGGCGTCAACAACGCGCTGCGGCAGGTCGGTTCGGTGCTCGCGGGCGCCGTCGTCGGCGCCGTGCTCCAGGCCCGGCTCGCCTCCTCGCTCACCGACCAGGCCCGACAGCGCGCCGGACAACTGCCCGCCGCGTACCGCGACGGCTTCGTCGGCGGCTTCTCCCAGGCGGGGACCGATGTGAACGCGCGCCAGGCGG is a window of Streptomyces sp. NBC_00271 DNA encoding:
- a CDS encoding MFS transporter — encoded protein: MFKKWHDTWHGNPWAILITLSLGFFMTLLDLTIVNIAIPDMGRDLDASLDEILWVVNAYTLALAVLMITAGRLGDLRGKRNLFLAGVALFTLASLACGLARNPAQLIAFRAVQGLGAALLMPQTLSIIAEVFPADRRGAAMGVWGVVAGVSGALGPIIGGALITHLDWRWIFFVNLPLGVVVLGLAAAVIPGSRRTVRHRFDTLGVLLASGALFCLAFGLTEGQRYDWNAWIWSLFGAAALLFAAFLGHERGQQGDEPLVPFSLFKDRNFTLINFVGVTVSFGIVGMFLPLTIYLQSVLGYSALKSGLVLLPLALGSFVTAGPAGVLADKIGGKFILMTGLLAWTAALVWIVAAADVGSSWTAVAFPLFLAGLGAGCTFAPMATEVMRNVPAKLSGAASGVNNALRQVGSVLAGAVVGAVLQARLASSLTDQARQRAGQLPAAYRDGFVGGFSQAGTDVNARQAARLPEGLPHDIAERMRALGAQVFGHGFVHAMGPAVLVSAAVLLTGALTCLAVRRHRGPSANPHALPVFEPELEEATS